The sequence GGCCCATGGAAGGGTGAGTGGCGCCGAGTCGGGGCAGTCGTTCGACCGTCAGGGAGGGTGCCGATTTCGCTATAAGCACGCCCTCCCCAACGGTCCGGTTACTGCCCCGCGAGTCTCCAATTTGACTGGGCTTTTTGACCGATGACCGGGTGACCGAAACCGGAAATACCACAATTCCTGAAGAAAAACGCAGCTTCGTTCATGGAATGGGCATTGCGATGCGCGAGGTGCGGAGCGTCCTGCTTCTGCTCCCCCTTGAGATGTCACGCACCCGGCTTAATCAAATCTACACTTGGCTCGTCGTTCTGGCGGGCATCGGGGCGTTGGTGTTCTCGCTGGCTGAGTTCCCCGTCAGGCAGCTCGACGTGCGGTTCCTCGTGATGGCCTTGGCGACGGTGCTCGTGGGGCCGCGACTTAGTATTCAGATTCCGCGTGTCCGGGCCCACATCTCAGTATCTGACACCTTCATCTTTCTTACCCTGCTGCTGTTTGGCGGTGAAGCAGCGATCATTTTGGCGACCGTGGAAGCGCTCTGCTCGTCGGTACGCATCAGCAAGCAGGTAAGCAATCATTTCTTCAACTCCGGCGCGACGGCCGTTTCAACTTTTCTTACGGTCTGGTCGCTGCGTCTAATCTTCGGCGAGACGGTCACGTGGCAGGATTCGTACTCCACCAATCACCTCGCCGCGATTTCGGCGATGGCGATTATTCAGTACGCGAGTAACTCGCTGCTCGTCGCGACCAGCTCCGCCTTGAAAGCCAACACTTCGGTTTGGCTAACCTGGCGAAAGAGCTTCCTCTGGACTTCCATTACCTATTTCGCCGGCGCATCAGCCGCGGCGCTCATTGCTCGCTTCATCGGCACCGTCGGCTTCTTCGCATTCGTGTCAACGATTCCGATCATCGCAATTGTTTACTTCACTTATCTGACGTATTTGAAGAACGTCTCAAGCGCGGCCGCGCAGGCGGAACAGGCGCGCCAGCACGTCGAAGAATTGAATAGCCACATCGCGGAACAGGAACGAATCAGTAAAGCGCTGCGCGAAACCGAAGAGCATTTTCGCAACGCGTTTGATTACGCCGCGATCGGAATGGCGCTCGTCTCGCCGCAGGGCTCGTGGCTGCGCGTGAATCGCTCGCTGTGCGATCTGATTGGCTTCACGGAAGCCGAACTGCTCGCGTCGAACTTTCAAGCCGTGACGCATGGCGATGACCTGCAGCACGATTTGGCAAACCTTTACCGGCTGATGCAGGGCGAGACGCTCACTTGTCAGGTCGAGAAGCGCTACGTTCACAAGTCGGGCCAGATGGTTTGGGCGCTCAACAACGTCTCGCTGGTGCGCGACAGTGACGGCGCTCCGGTGCACTTCATTTTTCAGATTCAGGACATCACTGAGCGCAAACGCGTCGAAGCAGCTTTGCAGAACCTCTCGCTGATTGACGAGTTGACCGGTCTATATAATCGCCGCGGATTCATGGCGGTGACTGAACAGCACCTCGCCGCGATTCGGAGGAACAAGCAGCTGCCGGTGATCTTGTATGCCGATTTGGATGGCTTGAAGACCATCAACGATTCGCTGGGTCACCACGAAGGCGATCGCGCGCTCAAGCGGACTGCGGATATTCTCAAAGATACTTTCCGCACGTCGGACATCGTGGCGCGCCTGGGTGGCGACGAGTTCGTGGTGC is a genomic window of Pyrinomonadaceae bacterium containing:
- a CDS encoding diguanylate cyclase, with amino-acid sequence MTETGNTTIPEEKRSFVHGMGIAMREVRSVLLLLPLEMSRTRLNQIYTWLVVLAGIGALVFSLAEFPVRQLDVRFLVMALATVLVGPRLSIQIPRVRAHISVSDTFIFLTLLLFGGEAAIILATVEALCSSVRISKQVSNHFFNSGATAVSTFLTVWSLRLIFGETVTWQDSYSTNHLAAISAMAIIQYASNSLLVATSSALKANTSVWLTWRKSFLWTSITYFAGASAAALIARFIGTVGFFAFVSTIPIIAIVYFTYLTYLKNVSSAAAQAEQARQHVEELNSHIAEQERISKALRETEEHFRNAFDYAAIGMALVSPQGSWLRVNRSLCDLIGFTEAELLASNFQAVTHGDDLQHDLANLYRLMQGETLTCQVEKRYVHKSGQMVWALNNVSLVRDSDGAPVHFIFQIQDITERKRVEAALQNLSLIDELTGLYNRRGFMAVTEQHLAAIRRNKQLPVILYADLDGLKTINDSLGHHEGDRALKRTADILKDTFRTSDIVARLGGDEFVVLAAIGQEEVADSLTERLQERFDVSNAQANRPYQLSISVGVVHFDSTDTSIEEVTARADRSMYENKRRKQSFRITNLEVVRPRIEVAA